DNA from Aggregatimonas sangjinii:
AATGTACGCGGAGTATCGGCCGAAGATCAATCAAGAGACTACGGATGCCGAGTTGTTCTTAGTGCTGAATGAAATGTTGGAGTCTTTTGATGATGGCCATATTGGCATCGATGCGCCCGATGAGATAGAGGAAGCGGCTATGAAGTTATATGATGAGGAACAGTCAGCTGACGACCAAGAAGAAGCGGTTAAGGAAGCGCCAAAGGAACGGCTCCGCAATCATGAGGTTTCGGCTGAGGTCGCTAAAAAGTATATTCCGAAGGGCACCTATGTCAAAAATGGAAATTTGCGCTGGGGTATACTTAAGGATAACATCGGGTATTTACAAATAAACCAGATGATGGGTTTGGCAGATTATGGTATCAGCGATACACTTTCGTATCGGGATTACTGGATGGCCTACTTTGAAAAACTAGAAACTGTTGAAAATGATAATAAGGACGAGCTGGAAGGTATCAACCAATCTTTGGATTCGATTATGAAAGACCTAGGAAATACCGATGCCTTAATAATAGATGTACGTTTCAACGGAGGTGGAAAAGATGAAGTCGGAATGGCGGTATTGACCCGCTTAAACGATAAAGAACGAATGGTTTTTACCAAAAAAGGGAAAATGGGTGATGGCTTCACACCGATTAATAGCGTCACCCAGCCTGGCACCGAAAATGCCTATACAAAGCCAATTTATTTGTTAATTGGTCCTGAAGCGGCAAGTGCTACAGAGATTATGGCATTGAGCGCAATGTCATTGCCGAACATAACGACTATCGGCTCCCGTACCGAGGGAGTGTTTTCCGATATTTTAGACAGGTCGCTCCCCAATGGCTGGGAGTTTGGCTTGTCTAGTGAAGTATACCAGGATTTACAAGGTAAAAATTACGAGGGAATGGGAATACCTCCCGATATCGAAATCGGCTATGAAAGGGATACCCAGAAATTTCTTCACCGTGTCATAAATGGGCTCGCCGCTGATGGTGACGAAGCCATTGAAAAAGCGATTGAAATCATGAAGGAGGATTGAGAGGCCGTTGTAGGCCGATTTTATTGCACGTCCAGTAGGGCCTCCGCCTCCGATATGTGCACTTCAACATTCTGCTTTAAGGCCTCTATTTTTTGTTTTTCCTCTTTTAGCCAACGCTTTTTTTCCGGGGTAAGCGCCTTACCGTTCATGATTTCATCCGAATCAAAACGATTGCCGAAACGCTGCATCCAATCCATCATTTCGGCATTTGATTCCTGAAGATCTTTCATGGCCTTTTCATACACCTTCCCTTGAGCTGTGGAGTCAACCTTGGGCTTGAGCTGCCCCACTAGCTTTGCAATGGTGCCCATTTTCGGCATTACTTCATCGTGTACAGCAAGTACTTCCTTCATTTGCTCGGCCGAGGGGTCCTTTTTTTCTTCTTTACAGGATAAAATCAGAATTGAAAATAGGAACAGGAACGTTATTTTTTTCAAATATTTCATAGAATGCTAATTAACAACTTGGGTAAAATTACAAAATACCGATGCATTTAGTTCTATTGAAAATCACCACTTTTGTCAAAAATTAAAACAACTTGAACGATTTTCAAAAAAAGTGGTTTTATTTAATACTGCTTGCCCTGGTTTGGGGCTCTTCCTTTATCCTTATAAAAAAAGCCCTCATCGGACTTTCACCCATACAGCTGGGCGGCCTTCGTATTGTAATCGCTTCGTTGACCTTGTTTATCTTAGGATTCAAGAGCCTGTCTACAATAAGCCCGCGAGATTGGAAATGGGTGGTGATCGGTGGCCTGACCAGTTCATTCTTTCCACCTTTTTTGTTTGCCTTGGCCCAGACTGAATTGGATAGTGGTGTTACCGCCATTTTTAATTCCACAGTGCCCTTGTTGACGGGCTTGGTAGGTATCGCTATGTTCGGGGCCATGTTCGCTAAAGAACAGCTATTGGGCGTTTTTATCGGCCTGTTCGGTACCGTGGCCCTTATCGTTTCAGGTATGGAGCTGGTGCCCGATCAGAACTACTGGTATGCCGGTTTTATTTTATTATCCGCATTAGGGTACGCCTTTAATATTAACATTATCAAGAGCAAGCTACCCCATTTAAGTGCCCTCGCCGTGACTACGGGTAGCTTCGCCGTTGCCTTTGTGCCAGCTCTTGTATTGGTTATATATTCCGGATTCTTCAATGAGATAGCCCACGACGTGCCGATGCAGGATGCACTTTGGTACTTAGCTGCTCTTGCTATCTTGGGAACCGCTTTGGCCAATATGTACTTCAATAAATTGATACATGTGTCCAGTCCCGTTTTCGCCGCATCGGTTACTTACTTGATACCTTTGGTGGCCATTTTGTGGGGTGTTTGGGATGGGGAAGCGATAAACGTGTACCAATTATTGGGCGGTTTGATTATTCTTTTCGGAGTATGGTTGGTGAATAAAAAGAAACGATAAGTGCCTGTTCCTTTGATTTTAATTGGGTTGAGCACGTATTTCTTTATAGTTTTTTTACTGCAAACCACACCTTCGGATTCCTGAACTAAGTCTTATATATCGTATTTACCAATGCTGCTTTTGCCTAAGAGTGCGATTTATTTTTCCATAACTGTAACAGTCCGAAAATCCCTTTATCTTTAAGAGGTAATCCATCAAAAAACAAGGAAAATGAAAAATCAATTCTACTCGGGCATCATCGTATTGTTAATGGCATTTACCATACAGGAAACTACGGCCCAATCTAAAAACATTTCGGTCGATACTTTTAACAAGGTAATCGTTAGTCCACATATTGAGGTTACGCTTGTAGAGGGGGACGAAGAATCGGTGACGATCAACAATGCCAAGGTCTCCATGGAGAAAATCAACGTAGAGGTCGAGGGTAAGACATTGCGTTTGTATTTAGACGGGGCGCGGGTTATCACGAAATCGGAAAAGATAAACAATGATAACTGGAAGGGTAGTCGCGCTATTTATGACGGTACACAGGTAACTGCTACTGTCACGTACAAAAAGCTAGATCGGTTGTCGGTTAGAGGCGAGGAAATCGTGCGCGTGAGCAGTGCAATGGATCAGGAAGACCTAAAACTAACTATTTATGGAGAGTCTAAAGTCTATTTTGATGACTTGACTACCAAAGAGCTTACCGTGGCGATTTACGGGGAAAGCTATTTGGAATTGACTGCTGGTTCGGTAGGGCGTCAGGTATATCGCGCCTATGGAGAAAGCGAGGTAAATGCTTCAGAAATCGAGAACGAATCTACGAAGATTACGGCCTACGGGGAAAGTAACTTTAGGGTAAACGTTTCCGATAGGCTTAAGGTTACATGTTACGGCGAGACCCAAATCAATTATGTGGGCAGTCCGGAAGTCGACAAGGGTATTGTCATCGGAGAGGCCGAGATTCGAAAGATAGGGTGAACGATAGATTGCCATACATACTTGAATGTGAATGAAATCGGATACTTGTATCCGATTTTTTTATAGATTAAGCTCGGGTTATGAGCTTGCGTAATTTATTTTTTTGTATTTTAAAACAAAAGAAAATTATGAAATTACACCCATTACCCATACGGTTTGGTATTGCTACTGCAGGATCTTTGATCGCTTACTTTTTGATACTATCGTTGTTGGGTCTTCATACCAACCCGCTCTTCAGTATATTCAATGGCGTAATTACCGGATTCGGAATCTACGAATCGATCAAATATTTTAAAATCGAGCAGGGTTCCAATTTTGGTTACGGTATGGGGTTTTCAGCGGGTGTCGTTACCGGTTTTGTCGCAACCTTGATTTTTACGATTTTTTTCGCGCTGTATTCAACTGAATTGAATACTGCCTTTCTACAGGAATTGTCACCGACTTGGTACGATAGATATGCTTCTTTTCAAGCGATTGTGTTTTTTACGGTAGCGATTATGGGATTCGCTACAAGCTTGGTGCTTACCTTGGCTTTTATGCAACTTTTCAAAAGCTCGAACAACCAAAGGAAAAAAAGCGTCTAAATTCTGTTCAAAACTATTGTAGATTACCTATTTACACGTATATTTGCATCCGCTTAATGAAAAATTAGGCGTTAATGAGCTAACTAATATACACGCTATGTATGCAATTGTAGAGATGGCAGGGCAGCAATTTAAGGTTGCGAAAGACCAGAAAGTGTATGTTCACCGGTTACAGACTGAGGAAGGTAAAAAGGTAACTTTTAACAATGTACTTCTTTTGGATGACGGAACGAACATCACCGTAGGCGCCCCAGCTATAAGCGGTGCGGCCGTAGAGGCCAAAGTCGTTAAACACCTGAAGGGTGACAAAGTAATCGTCTTTAAAAAGAAAAGACGTAAAGGGTATAAAAAGAAAAACGGTCACCGCCAATCGTTGACTGAAATCGTTATCGAGAGCATCGTTGCAAAAGGTGCGAAGAAAACGGAATCAAAAAAAGAGACAAAGCCATCGAAAGCCAAGGTTGACGGAAAGGCAGCTCCTGTAGAGGTATCTGTTGCATCAAAACCGAAAGCCGAGAAAGCAGCTCCAAAGAAGGCGACTTCAAAGGCAAAAGCGGATGACTTGAAGAAAATCGAAGGTATCGGCCCTAAAATCGCCGAAACTTTGATTGCGGCAGGCATCGCGACTTTTG
Protein-coding regions in this window:
- the rplU gene encoding 50S ribosomal protein L21, which encodes MYAIVEMAGQQFKVAKDQKVYVHRLQTEEGKKVTFNNVLLLDDGTNITVGAPAISGAAVEAKVVKHLKGDKVIVFKKKRRKGYKKKNGHRQSLTEIVIESIVAKGAKKTESKKETKPSKAKVDGKAAPVEVSVASKPKAEKAAPKKATSKAKADDLKKIEGIGPKIAETLIAAGIATFADLSKAKPAKIIEIIADVRGNHVTDTWPEQAKLAAEGKWDELKKWQDELDGGKA
- a CDS encoding DUF4199 domain-containing protein — its product is MKLHPLPIRFGIATAGSLIAYFLILSLLGLHTNPLFSIFNGVITGFGIYESIKYFKIEQGSNFGYGMGFSAGVVTGFVATLIFTIFFALYSTELNTAFLQELSPTWYDRYASFQAIVFFTVAIMGFATSLVLTLAFMQLFKSSNNQRKKSV
- a CDS encoding DMT family transporter translates to MNDFQKKWFYLILLALVWGSSFILIKKALIGLSPIQLGGLRIVIASLTLFILGFKSLSTISPRDWKWVVIGGLTSSFFPPFLFALAQTELDSGVTAIFNSTVPLLTGLVGIAMFGAMFAKEQLLGVFIGLFGTVALIVSGMELVPDQNYWYAGFILLSALGYAFNINIIKSKLPHLSALAVTTGSFAVAFVPALVLVIYSGFFNEIAHDVPMQDALWYLAALAILGTALANMYFNKLIHVSSPVFAASVTYLIPLVAILWGVWDGEAINVYQLLGGLIILFGVWLVNKKKR
- a CDS encoding head GIN domain-containing protein, with product MKNQFYSGIIVLLMAFTIQETTAQSKNISVDTFNKVIVSPHIEVTLVEGDEESVTINNAKVSMEKINVEVEGKTLRLYLDGARVITKSEKINNDNWKGSRAIYDGTQVTATVTYKKLDRLSVRGEEIVRVSSAMDQEDLKLTIYGESKVYFDDLTTKELTVAIYGESYLELTAGSVGRQVYRAYGESEVNASEIENESTKITAYGESNFRVNVSDRLKVTCYGETQINYVGSPEVDKGIVIGEAEIRKIG
- a CDS encoding S41 family peptidase — translated: MKKSLLGNFTLFILIGSLFSCQSDKKNDCNTVDGVWKSLGYGRIVKIEAGEYLLADVTSISCVPMMEGSIAEFGDKLKVKNDTLSLENGINTYYFIRVADAPAICKKETLEYKAAQAKANDPEYNFEVLWNTFKDHYAYFELRKVDPEKMYAEYRPKINQETTDAELFLVLNEMLESFDDGHIGIDAPDEIEEAAMKLYDEEQSADDQEEAVKEAPKERLRNHEVSAEVAKKYIPKGTYVKNGNLRWGILKDNIGYLQINQMMGLADYGISDTLSYRDYWMAYFEKLETVENDNKDELEGINQSLDSIMKDLGNTDALIIDVRFNGGGKDEVGMAVLTRLNDKERMVFTKKGKMGDGFTPINSVTQPGTENAYTKPIYLLIGPEAASATEIMALSAMSLPNITTIGSRTEGVFSDILDRSLPNGWEFGLSSEVYQDLQGKNYEGMGIPPDIEIGYERDTQKFLHRVINGLAADGDEAIEKAIEIMKED